The following are from one region of the Centropristis striata isolate RG_2023a ecotype Rhode Island chromosome 19, C.striata_1.0, whole genome shotgun sequence genome:
- the LOC131992639 gene encoding uncharacterized protein LOC131992639, whose product MWRNKKKVCIMSESVQTSPDSLCKLVRWAHSHGTICSLIPNLQHLACVSPETPGPHGNSVGVAAWSCGAGHAYHWPLSDDNNNINNNISANSSQDRFVGRSPANKVTVRASCDLSGSEAASEAEEFTSRMFDGCDSSATDEDGDYEPRPSRKRGGASGGGGASGKKIKQEETSAEDYNNSAANTETDAVFISTNTHTQITHTHTHGAAEEPKTELIGAGAGSCVTGTIDQAERCSSATETTEKTAGLGQQEELEKLQALLCAERSRTQQMAEMISSLKQDKELLQHEVTKKAELICDFLQDKLRPEKRWPCSSNQMEAGSSHMASSDDVGGFDTPTLFDSFEEVELHLLDRHRSLKTKRNRDGENPRVRMKNVVGVIARYMAALQEFRRSVSMKVAFDRVGVDRNTISRTAAIAELSLAAPEVFHGLAPWDEKEETLAHYSHRCKQAMDDNIRAKIKTMKAKGELLPIVSK is encoded by the exons ATGTGGAGGAATAAAAAGAAG gtTTGTATCATGTCCGAGTCGGTCCAGACCTCTCCCGACAGTCTGTGTAAACTGGTCCGCTGGGCTCACAGCCACGGCACCATCTGCAGCCTCATCCCCAACCTGCAGCACCTGGCATGTGTCTCACCTGAGACACCTGGTCCCCATGGCAACAGCGTGGGCGTGGCTGCGTGGAGCTGTGGAGCCGGCCACGCCTACCACTGGCCCCTCAgtgacgacaacaacaacatcaacaacaacatctcAGCTAACAGCAGCCAGGACAGGTTCGTTGGTCGGAGTCCCGCCAATAAG GTGACAGTGAGGGCGTCATGTGACCTCTCCGGCAGCGAGGCGGCGTCGGAGGCGGAGGAGTTCACCAGCCGCATGTTTGATGGTTGTGATTCGTCGGCTACAGACGAAGACGGCGACTACGAGCCCCGCCCCTCCAGGAAGAGAGGCGGGgcctcaggaggaggaggagccagtGGGAAGAAGATCAAACAGGAGGAAACGTCTGCAGAGGATTATAATAACTCTGCTGctaacacagagacagacgctgtcttcatttctacaaacacacacacacagatcacacacacacacacacacggagcagcagaggagccGAAGACGGAGCTGATAGGAGCAG GAGCAGGGAGCTGCGTGACAGGGACCATTGACCAGGCTGAGAGATGCAGCTCCGCCACAGAGACTACAGAGAAGACAGCAG GTTTggggcagcaggaggagctggagaagcTGCAGGCGTTGCTGTGTGCAGAACGAAGCCGTACCCAGCAGATGGCGGAGATGATCTCCAGCCTGAAGCAGGAcaaagagctgctgcagcacgAAGTCACCAAGAAGGCTGAGCTCATCTGTGACTTCCTGCAGGACAAGCTGCGGCCAG AGAAGAGGTGGCCTTGTTCCTCCAATCAGATGGAAGCAGGAAGTTCCCACATGGCGTCCTCTGACGACGTGGGAGGCTTCGACACGCCGACGCTCTTCGACTCCTTTGAGGAGGTGGAGCTGCACCTCCTGGACCGCCACCGCAGCCTGAAGACCAAGAGGAACCGGGACGGAGAGAACCCCCGAGTCAGGA tgaAGAACGTGGTGGGGGTGATAGCGCGCTACATGGCGGCGCTGCAGGAGTTTCGCCGCAGCGTCTCCATGAAGGTGGCCTTCGACCGCGTCGGCGTGGATCGGAACACCATCTCCCGCACGGCGGCCATCGCCGAGCTGAGCCTGGCGGCGCCGGAGGTGTTCCACGGCCTGGCGCCCTGGGACGAGAAGGAGGAGACGCTGGCCCACTACTCCCACCGCTGCAAACAGGCCATGGACGACAACATCCGGGCCAAGATCAAGACCATGAAGGCCAAAGGAGAACTGCTGCCCATCGTGTCCAAGTGA
- the LOC131992708 gene encoding SOSS complex subunit C-like, with translation MAANPPGQAFPNKARLAILAEVEKERRRLMTTPGASISLSRPSLKEFRDNAEQQHIAAQQKAALQHAHTHSTGFFITQDSSFGNLILPVLPRLEPES, from the exons ATGGCTGCTAATCCTCCAGGACAAG CGTTCCCTAACAAGGCTCGTCTGGCGATCCTGGCCGAggtggagaaggagaggagaagactGATGACGACTCCTGGAGCCAG CATCTCTCTGTCCAGACCGAGTCTGAAGGAGTTCAGGGACAACGCGGAGCAGCAGCACATCGCTGCCCAGCAGAAAGCTGCTCTGCAG cacgcacacacacactcaacaggCTTCTTCATCACTCAGGACTCGTCGTTCGGGAACCTCATCCTCCCCGTCCTGCCCCGCCTGGAGCCGGAgtcgtga